The nucleotide sequence agctaagataggggtattaggcacTGTGAGCCGCCTCAAGAGCTCGCCCGATGTTCCACGAAGATccacatgttaaacatgtttaatttttttgcgtggtaagatggaaacgtaatcacggCACCAAAACTCGCGCTGAATCATAATAAACCGTACTTACagcaaaaccgcgtaggtgagataggggtattaaacctctactctggcatctcatcgtattcattccatagTGCGTCatacaaccccaaccactgacatgcttcacattgtttctgaagctggtgaagagtgttgtcaactgtttgtcaatcaactatgattgtatacctgGTTCGATTCACtgtcactacaggttacatgtaaatattagcgacagtttgatgatttaatttatatatttgtctattatcgcATGCTATTGATAGGTAGCGAAATAAACGTTATTGAAGgaattttgtgcaatgtttaatttgcttAGAACGTGCTGTCTTACTTAACGCTGTCATacaaaaggagtcaaaaatcgatTTTTGAGCAatcgatgtcagctaattcaggaccttcactgtagacagcgcttTGTAACGTCGGACATAAGAGACAGCGACTTAggaagactcctaagggacagttagagaaacacacttagaaaagtaaaCACTTTAAGtgagatatatcttaagagtcttcttaggaTGCTAAGAGTGTGCATTCTCAACATTCCCCAAAAATATATTGTGCACATTTCGTCCACTCTCAACAGTCGCTGTTTTGTAAAGCAGGTAGGATTTTCACTGTGGGTGTCATGTTTTGTctaaattaaaagttttgttATAGACAACCTTGTGAGCCAGAGGACAATTATTTCCCAGAAGTCCAAAAATAACGTTTCTCATGTTGCTGTcaaactgtatatttataatacaatttattaaattatttgttagtattcattaacatttaattgtTGATTAATGGTATTATCAGAAAGTTGTAAGTTGAAGTTGGAGATTTAAGCCCAAAGGTGATGTGATTATTTATGCAGGGATATTTGCAAATATTTTGGATCAGGTATTGcctgtatatattattataatcaccTGTAGAtatttgtaggattttttaaaattaattttttaaatatacaagaaAAGACATCATAATAATAGTACAAGCATACGAAGATGCCAAGCAATTGACCAAAGCTAACAGAAGACCAGTTTATTACACAATGATATGGCTTACACACTCAGTATTATGCTAAGATTATGTAAGCAGCTTATAAAATAGCACTTGATCCAGCACATCCTGGTatgctaatttaaattttttatatcatgCCCAAACATTTTCTTGTGCACACACCTGAGGacaataaataattcaaattgACACTAAATAATCTTTCCTGGTGTTTTTGGTGGATATTTTCAGACAAAGTACTTTTTACTACCTAGACACAACTTATGAAaacctaaataataataaactataatgaaaatatattttttacatattttaagaCCTGATattaataaatgcatatttGAGAAGCAATTAAGGTGTCCAAGCACTCGAATCCATCTTCAGACTTACATGTTTAGTATCCATGTTGTTATCATTGTTAGATTTTCGTCATGTATTTGATGCTGAACACGTACAATCAGTATTAATTAAATCAAAGAATGTTAATTATTGCTGATTAGCTTGATTCGGTCTCATCTTTATCTAATCCTGATACCTGCAAACTAAGCTCGGCGAGGTCGAGCTCTGGTAGGCACGGGGCTTTAGTTGGGGTAGGACTGGCCATGGGCTGTACACGAGTGAGACGGTATGGTGGATTCTGACTGCTCTCAGCTTCAGCATGCTAATAAAGAGgcaagttttaaataaatgcaaatgaaattGAAAAGCACTAATACAAAAAAGACTAAATCAACCAAGACATGTATATATAGAatgactaaaaaagaaaaaaaaaaagtagagacGGAGAGTACATTTGAACAAAAAGTACATAGCCCTAAAATATAATGATGTAAAATCAAACTCTTAAtgatataataaaagtaataaagtaaaacCAGGACCTACTAGTACATCATtagcagaggtgggtagtaacaagttacatttactccTGCATTTACTAaagtaactttttgaaaaaagaaaaaacttctatgagtagttttactgcaccagactttttacttttacttgaataGATTTGCGAAGAACAAATGCTACTCTTCctccgctacattcggctacactcgactcgttactgttctaaccatttattctacacattagattttctttatctttgccAGAAAAATGCAGCCGGTGGATCTATCACGTGACTGTGTTTCACAGacgtagcaacaataatcacatgactccgtttgaccaatcagccgcaATGACAATAACAGCGTAGTCATGTAAAAAATGGTAGACAGCGATGTCGCGGTAACCCATGTCGcggttagtttagctgttttatttaatgttaaaatatataattagcaaataagctagaggctaaaaaatataagtttctaacatttgttctgctggaaacagtttatggtaaagtgggACCTCATGTAcacatgttctaatgttattttctatctgCTAAGCCATTTGTAGGGCAACTGAATATACAGCATATCATACactggaaatagtttacactgttcaaacatacatatgttacctacagtaggtatttgtttcaaaaagctttgtgaaaaaagtgagattACAGTTACTCAATACTTTTCAGTATTAAGCagtcttttcatttttactcttacttgagtaatattttggagactactttttacttctacttgattaatattattttgaagtacagctattcttacttgagtacaattttggctactctacccaccacAGTAAATTTTCATACTGTGTATGCTTGTTTAGTTTTGTAAACAGCATTACAAAGATAATTTAGATAGCTaacattcacttttttttgtacttctTAGCTGATTAGAGAATTTGGAGAATTTCTGTAGCTATAAATATTTGCCAAACTATTTAATATACCTTTTAGATACATAACTGACAcgtcttttttgtattttacagatttatatttacagtataattttcCATTATACAACCCAAATAAAAAAGCCTTTAGAGGGATCTTTTACCAGAAGTTACCTGGATCAAGAGcaataaatctgtaaaaaaaaaaatctatataagcTTCAGTACCTAGTTAAGGAACAATAAAACATTCCtgtgggaaaataaataaagcgaatcaaaaacatttatttttagggagaaaattgtCACTATACTCACAGTGAGACACTCacacttattttaagaaatatgaaTGAGGCAAATGTTGTGACCAATTAATGATCTACACAAATTAATGATCTTCCTCAAAAAGACCATAAAAACCGTATGGGGTCAAAAATGATGGAATTTACATGAATCATGGATAGAAATGTAAAATCAAGCTAAATCAGCAACAATAAAACATTACTGTGAGAAAATCACCAAAGACACAAGAAATTAAATCATGAAATTTATCTGAAAAATGTCCTAAAATGAAGGTGATCAGTGTTCTGCATTATTACAAGCTCCGCCCACTTGCCCCTTGTGTGCTATATCTGGTTAATTATCTGGCCTGTCACTAAAAGTGTTAACATATTTAATATAGTTATATACATTGTAGTTGTATTCTGTATAATTCTTATGGTTGATAGATGCtgttaattatgttaaatattgttctattatatttattcttgtGGCTGTTTTCAATGCATGAGTGTTGTGCAATAGATTGTTTTGTTCTGTAAATATGCTTTGTTCTGCCAGAGTTAACAAGtctgaccctgaatacaggataaagcgttacaGATGAAAAGTGagtgaaaaaagtgaaaactcACCACCGGCCGgtctcggtgtgtgttcactgcCTCAATATTCAGGAAAACTGACTCGACTTTACAGCCTgagatcagagagagagagagagagagatagagagtaCAAGTCAATGATAGATTTCTTAAACTACAGAGATCATTTTGAACAAAATTTTCACCTTGAttattgatttcatttttatcaGTATCAaccattaaaaagaaagaaacaaacaaaaaatatagctACAACTTAGCATAGATCACTATAAGCTAACACGTCTTAATGTTTACTGGAACAGAAAGTCattaatttatacatataaacTAATAACCTTTACTTTCAACAATTTAACTAATTTGGAATTTTATTCCTAAATATTACTGAGTTTTTACTGCTAAAGTTAGGTGCACATCTACTGTAGCATAAGCTAAGGGGATATTTTCAGTAAGTGTTCCAGCTTCTTTATTTttagagataaagtcagagaggccagattgaggtggtttggacatgttcagaggagagatggtgaatatatcagtagaaggatgctgaggtttgaacggccaggcaggaggtctagaggaagaccataaaggagatttatggatgcatcgagagagaacatgaagttagttggtgtgagagaagaggatgcagaggatagggttagatggaggcagatgattcgctgtggccacccattatttataaacattgaCCAAACTTACCGTAAGCCACAGGGGTTAGCTTCAGTACTGTATGAAGAGGGCATTTTAAATATGGCAGATCAtctaaagaaaaagagaagaaacaaTGAAAAACCCAAACATGAAATCATACAGAAtctctttatttactttatgtttatttatttatttattttttttctttttgcatcaTGTTCTTAAGCCACACATTCCACTTTCTACTAGAAAGTAAGCAATTTTAGGAAAACTTTTGTAACTCCAGAATGTAAAATCAATTATATGTGTATTATCCAAAATGCACTGTGAATAAGAATTAAATAatagttacaataaaatataataataataataataataataataatagtgaaaactaatataatACTAATATAATCCTCCCAGCATGTATTTTAGTCGATATGTAAAAACGATATCAGCTATAAGTTCGAGCTTTTGAGTCCATAATGAGctctttaaatacaaaaaagctAATTTTCATAGACTTTGGGTAGCCAGCGagctttttttgtaaatacaaaaaaaaataaaaaatcataaatgctAATAATATGTTAGCATACTAAATTATTAGTAAAAGCATGCATAAATGTTAATAATCATCCCTTGTGTGAGCTAACATAAGCTAAAAGACCTAATAAGACCTTGGTTTCTAGCCAGAATTCTGGATTATTGTTCCTCTGTAATAAGCTGCTGTAGATTTTGACCCAGACTATTTGAAAAAGCCCAAAGAAAAGCAATCTGTGAAAGACACCCTGGAGCTTTGAAGTATTGTATTGACCTGCACTTTTGTCCAGGAAATAAGCGAGCAGACAGCGCATGACTGCCTGGTGACAGACGACCAGAACGTTCTCCTGCCGCTCTAACTCCATGATCACGGGCTCCAGTCTGTGGACCAAATCCTCATACGACTAGCATAAGGAGGACAAGGTCAAGGTGTAAAGTCATCTAgagttttgtttaatatttagtgATAATAAATCAATAGTGGTAACAACAATATAATGTATGACCAGCATGTCCAAGGTcgtctttaaatgtaaattattattttgccacatttataaaaaaaaaaaacttttacaagcAAGttaagtaatattaataattgttgGTTGACATGAgactttaaatattatattttaaataatgattatatattttaaagtaaaccATTAGAAGTATGTAATTACCTCTCCTTTTGGGTAACGGTAGCGATATTTGTCTTGGTCTCTCAGTGCAAACTCTTCAGGAAAGTGTTGCTGAATCTCTTCATATGTCatctcttcacacacaccctaaacacacacatacaaacacatacacttcATCAGAATACCTGCAAATTGACATAAAATGTCTAATATTTAGTGAACTCTTGGAGGTCTGTGGGAACAGATGCCCTTACGATCAAATACAATTACGATTGTTTCTGTCAGTACTCACGGCATCGATCTCATTGAGAGCTTTCCACTGCTCGTACGGCACCCCGACTCCCTCGGCAGTCTGGATCGTCCTCTTCATGTGACTCGTCCAGATTTTCAGGTCCAGGATACCCTGACTCCTGATGTACTTCCCCAGAGCTGCCGCAaactaaaagagaaaaacagctCCTGCGTTCATGCACTATTATATAAAACACAACTTATTATGGTTGAGAGAATTAGTAAAGAGCAAAATCTGGCAGAGCACACATTGCCTACAATACTTCTAAATCACACTGTTTGTATAGTAAAAACTCATGCACTTccacatttatggaaggagtctccagtgtcagcgctttgtaatttaaatattttctgccACCTTCATGATGGAGCAGTTCATGTTTAGCGGTTTGTCTGTAACGTTAAAAACTGTATCACGAGATGGCtttttatacagtagctgctataacataagaGACAACAGGTAAATGGAACAAATTATAACTAAGTGGatgaaaacaatacattttgttatttaatgaacatttttaatgaaacttcATCAACTCTAAGATTGCTAAGGTTACAGTATTTCTGCATCATGACATGCAGAAATGCCCTGTtgagttttattccttacatcgGCCAATAATATCATCATTAACATAAACTCTAAAGACCTTATTTCCTCGTGGCGAGAGACCCGAATCGCCCCCGATGCGGCCGAGCAGGTTGAGCTCGCTCTCTCCGTGTCTGCACAGGTAGATGCTGCGCGGCGTGACGTGAATATTCATCAGGTAATAAACGATCCGGCCCTGGATGTGATCCTGAACACGATTCACTAAATACCTGCTGCCTACGTTAAAGATCTTTATATAGGACAGGTGTctgtaggagagagagagagagagagagagagagagaccttaaCGTCACACACTGTGAGTCTGTTTTTTGttctaaagaaataaagacctttcacagtactgtagatgGAATATCTCTATGAGACTTTTGCATCAACACTGTTTAACCACACCCTCCTCTACTGCTGCATGATtgattataattcttttttttttaaatattgtgcaTAGACCACTTCTTAAGACATCGTGCTTGCATATCACATTATAACACTGTGTGGTGATATAGTTATTTCCAAGATCAAGGCTTAGACCATGTGACCATGTGGTTTGCAAG is from Clarias gariepinus isolate MV-2021 ecotype Netherlands chromosome 22, CGAR_prim_01v2, whole genome shotgun sequence and encodes:
- the LOC128510316 gene encoding 6-phosphofructo-2-kinase/fructose-2,6-bisphosphatase-like isoform X1 — encoded protein: MAHLQSELTQNPLEKTWVPWMNSKLSRRRGSSVPQFTNSPTLIVMVGLPARGKTYISKKLTRYLNWIGVPTKVFNVGQYRREAVQSYKSFEFFRPDNEEAMKIRKACALAALKDVADYFNLEQGQVAVFDATNTTRERREVILSFAKENGYKVFFIESVCDDPEIIAENIKQVKLSSPDYIGCDKEEAVKDFLKRIECYKITYVALDDNKDRHLSYIKIFNVGSRYLVNRVQDHIQGRIVYYLMNIHVTPRSIYLCRHGESELNLLGRIGGDSGLSPRGNKFAAALGKYIRSQGILDLKIWTSHMKRTIQTAEGVGVPYEQWKALNEIDAGVCEEMTYEEIQQHFPEEFALRDQDKYRYRYPKGESYEDLVHRLEPVIMELERQENVLVVCHQAVMRCLLAYFLDKSADDLPYLKCPLHTVLKLTPVAYGCKVESVFLNIEAVNTHRDRPVHAEAESSQNPPYRLTRVQPMASPTPTKAPCLPELDLAELSLQNVSVDRDDEEALLTVPEHI
- the LOC128510316 gene encoding 6-phosphofructo-2-kinase/fructose-2,6-bisphosphatase-like isoform X2 — protein: MEERKLVIRKRVRCESTASVPQFTNSPTLIVMVGLPARGKTYISKKLTRYLNWIGVPTKVFNVGQYRREAVQSYKSFEFFRPDNEEAMKIRKACALAALKDVADYFNLEQGQVAVFDATNTTRERREVILSFAKENGYKVFFIESVCDDPEIIAENIKQVKLSSPDYIGCDKEEAVKDFLKRIECYKITYVALDDNKDRHLSYIKIFNVGSRYLVNRVQDHIQGRIVYYLMNIHVTPRSIYLCRHGESELNLLGRIGGDSGLSPRGNKFAAALGKYIRSQGILDLKIWTSHMKRTIQTAEGVGVPYEQWKALNEIDAGVCEEMTYEEIQQHFPEEFALRDQDKYRYRYPKGESYEDLVHRLEPVIMELERQENVLVVCHQAVMRCLLAYFLDKSADDLPYLKCPLHTVLKLTPVAYGCKVESVFLNIEAVNTHRDRPVHAEAESSQNPPYRLTRVQPMASPTPTKAPCLPELDLAELSLQNVSVDRDDEEALLTVPEHI